The region AGCTTTTCTGTGCGTGCCCAACAACCCCACCGGCGAGATCTACGATTTCATAGAGGAGGCTGCACATATCGCTGAACGACATCGCATCGCTCTGGTGCTTGACCTGGCCTACTACTACCTGCTGCCCGATCCGCCCCGCTTGCCCAGCAACACCTGGCGCTTATACAGCCCCAACAAGGCCCACGGCCTGACCGGGGTACGCGCAGGTTATCTGATCGCTCCGCAAAGCCTGGTACACTTCCGCAACCTGGCTCCTTCCTGGGTGGTGGGAGTGCATGGCGAGGCCCTTTTGCGTGCCGTAATGCAAGAGGCATCTCAGGCCTGGCTGGCGAGAAGCCGCCAGGAACTCTGGCAACTGCGAAGCCAGCTGGCCGAGGGGTTGCGCCAGCAGGGCCTCGAGGTGCGCGAAAGCCCCGCCAACTTTCTGCTGGTAAAAGTAGGCCGGGCCACCGCGGTGGCCCGGCAGCTCCACTCTATGGGTTTTCGGGTGCGGGACTGCAC is a window of Meiothermus cerbereus DSM 11376 DNA encoding:
- a CDS encoding pyridoxal phosphate-dependent aminotransferase; translated protein: MIDDVLMPIHGGTDSGPTPRYDFSTNANSLGPDPRALAAVQAADPSHYPDPLYTSLHDALAEFHQVPPEHVAVGGGTSELIHRLTRWRYLRGPMLILPPTFSEYARAAQPAELPLLRASSGEAFLRLLPKATLAFLCVPNNPTGEIYDFIEEAAHIAERHRIALVLDLAYYYLLPDPPRLPSNTWRLYSPNKAHGLTGVRAGYLIAPQSLVHFRNLAPSWVVGVHGEALLRAVMQEASQAWLARSRQELWQLRSQLAEGLRQQGLEVRESPANFLLVKVGRATAVARQLHSMGFRVRDCTSFGLPEWLRLSAQPAAAQAELLEALPRCMKART